In the genome of Longimicrobium sp., the window CCGAAAAGCGCGAGGTGCTGGCTGAGTCGGGGCTGGAGTACGTGGTGTTCCTCCCCTTTACGCGGACACTGCAGCACTACCCGGCGCGCCGGTTCGTGGAAGAGATCCTGATCGGGCGCATCGGGATGAACGAGCTGGTGATCGGGTACGACCACGGGTTCGGCAAGGACCGCGAGGGGGGCGTCGACACGCTGCGTGAGATCGGCCGCGAGATGGGGTTCGACGTGGACGTGGTGGATGCGTTCGAGGCGGCGGGTGGGGCGGTGTCGTCCAGCCGCATCCGGGGCCTGCTGGGCGAGGGGCGGACGGACGAGGCCGCGGCGCTGCTCGGGCGGCCGTACACGCTGTCGGGCGTGGTGGTGCGGGGCGAGCGGAAGGGGCGCGAGCTGGGGTTTCCCACGGCCAACATCCAATTGGGCGACGCGGAGAAGATGCTGCCCAAGGAGGGCGTCTACGCGGCGTACGGCCGCGTGCGCGGCGAGCGCATCCCGGGCCTTCTGCACCTGGGCCCTCGTCCGACGTTCCCCGGCTTCTCTCCGACGATCGAGCTGCACCTGCTGGATTGGAGCGGCGACATCTACGGCGACCACGTCCGCGTGGAGGTGATGGGCCGCATCCGCGACATCCTCCCGTTCCCCTCCCTCGAAGCGTTGGTCGAAGCCATACAGGGCGACGAGCGCGCCGGCCGCGCGATGCTAGGCTTAGCGGCGCGGTAGTCGGCCGAACCCTATCGCGATTCGGGCTGACGTGCCGCAGTGCTGCCCGGGTCGGAAGGAGAGGGCAATCCGAGTTCTGCGTGCAGCTCCAGTGCCTTCGCGCGGTAGAACTGAGCCCGCTCTTCCGGGGTGGCATCCTTCAGTTGCTCATGATGTGCGTCGCGGATGCCACGCGTAAACGCGACCGCATCAAACGCCTTGATCGTCTGCTTCATAACGATCACCTCACGGGCGGGTAGCCAGCCTGCACTGTCATCCCGATGGAGCGACCTCAAGAATTCTGTCGTAACGGCATACTGCGCAGCGACTGAGGGATCCGCCACACACTACGCGGCACGCGCCAGGGCAGCGGCCGAGCCGAATCCAGCTCCCTCGGTGGAAGGACGAAACCGGAATGGCGAATCTTCGTGGTATACGGCGCTACGACAAATGTGTGGCGGATCCCTCAGTCGCTGCCGTCCGCGTCGTACGGGAGGGTTCGGCTTGGCCGCTCCATCGGGATGACAGCACGAAGCTCGTACTGGTGCGAACGCCAGGATCCCGGGTTGCCCCAATCCGTCCGCTTCGTTAGATTCCTGGGCTTGTTGTTGATCCGCTCGGACGAATGATCTGATTGGATCGGCTGACTTCCCGACCAGCATCGACTCTTCAGGAGGCTCCGATCGATGGCACTCACGGCTGAAAACCGCGACGAAATCGTCAAGAAGTACCAGCTGCACGAGAACGACCGTGGCAGCACCAAGGTTCAGATCGCGCTGCTCACCGCGCGCATCAACGACCTGACCGGGCACTTTCGCGCCCACAAGAAGGACCATCACAGCCGCCAGGGGCTGCTGAAGATGGTGGGCCAGCGCCGCAGCCTGCTCGACTACCTGCGCCGCAACGACCTGGACGCCTACCGCGCGCTGATCGCGGACCTGGGGCTGCGCCACTGATCGGCACGGCGGTGGGCCCGCGGCGGGAACACGGGGTGGCGCACACGCGCCGTCCCGGCCTGAACGTGCGTCCCCGCCTGGTGGAACGCACGGAATACTAGAAGGAAACACGCCGGCCGCACGGGCCAGTTCCGTGCGGCCGGCGTGCGTTTTTGCACAGCGGCGACGAAGTGAACATCAAAGCGACCGGGCCCCGCCTGCGGGGGAGTGGCGTCCGGAGTGCGGCTTCCCCCGAGCAATCAAACAGGAAAAAGACCCAATGGCAAAGCTGGAAAGACAGTTCGCGGGCCGTCCCCTGATCATCGAGACGGGCAAGATGGCCCGGCAGGCAGACGGCTCGTGCACGGTGCAGTTCGGCGAGACGATGGTGCTGTGCACGGCGGTGGCCCAGGACAAGCCCACCCACCTTTCGTTCTTCCCGCTCACCATCGAGTACCGCGAGCGCACCTACGCGGCCGGCAAGATCCCGGGCGGCTTCATCAAGCGCGAGGGGCGCCCCTCCGACAAGGAAATCTTGTCGGCGCGCCTGATCGACCGCCCCCTGCGCCCGCTGTTCCCCGACGGGTTCGCCAACGAGACGCAGGTCTTCATCTACGTGGTCTCGGCCGACCAGGAGAACGACGCGGACGTGGTTGCGCTCACCGGCGCCTCGCTGGCGCTGAACATGAGCCGCATTCCGTTCGCCGAGCCGGTGGCCGCGGTGCGCATCGGCCGCATCCAGGGCCAGTGGGTGCTGAACCCCACCTTCGCCCAGCTGGAGTACTCGGACCTCGACGTGATCGTCGCGGGGAGCGAGGACGCCATCCAGATGGTCGAGGGTGGCGCGCTGGAAGTGCCGGAAGAGGAGATCGCCGAGGGGCTGGTGGTGGCGCACGCCGCCATCAAGGAGCTGATCGGCATCCAGAAGGAAGTGCTGGCGGCCATGGAAGTGCCCGCCAAGATGGAATGGACGCCCCGCGCTGTGGACGCGGCCATCCGCGAGCGCGTGGAGAGCGCCGCCGGCGACCGTGTGGCCGAGGCGCTGAAGGTGCCCGGCAAGCACGAGCGCGCCGACGCCCTCAAGGCCATCCGCACCGAGATTTCGGCCGCGCTGGCCGAGGAGTTCCCGGACAGCGACAAGGACGTGGGCGACGTGCTCAAGGACCTCGAGAAGCGCGGGACGCGCGAGATGATCCTGAGCACCGGCACCCGCTCCGACGGCCGAGGCCTGGACGAGGTGCGTCCGATCAGCGTGGACGTGGGCGTGCTGCCGCGCGCGCACGGCTCGGCGCTGTTCACCCGCGGGCAGACGCAGGCGCTGGGCGTGGCCACGCTGGGCACGCAGGGCGACGAGCAGGCGTACGACACGGTGGACTTCGCCACGCAGCAGAAGAAGTCGTTCATGCTGCACTACAACTTCCCCCCGTTCAGCACGGGCGAGGTGAAGCCCATGCGCGGCACCAGCCGCCGCGAGGTCGGGCACGGCGCCCTGGCCGAGCGGGCGCTGGAGGCCATGCTGCCGCCGTTCGACGAGTTCCCGTACACCATCCGCGTCGTGAGCGACGTGCTGGAAAGCAACGGCTCGTCGTCGATGGCCAGCGTGTGCGCGGCGTCGCTGTCGCTGATGGATGCCGGCGTGCCCATGCGTGCGGCCGTGGCCGGCGTGGCCATGGGGCTGATTGCCGAGGGCGACCGGGTGGCGGTGCTCACCGACATCCTGGGCTCCGAGGACGCCCTGGGCGACATGGACTTCAAGGTGGCGGGCACCCGTGACGGCGTGACCTCCATCCAGATGGACATCAAGATCGAGGGGTTGACCATCGAGCTGATGCGCGAGGCGCTGCAGAAGGCCAACCGCGCGCGGATGCACATCCTCGACGAGATGGAGAAGGTGCTGAACGTGCCGCGCACCGAGCTGTCGCAGTACGCGCCGCGCATCATCACCATCAAGATCGACCCGGCCAAGATCGGCGAGATCATCGGGCCCAAGGGCAAGACGATCCGCGGCATCCAGGAGGCCACCGGCGCCACCATCAACATCGACGACGACGGCACCATCACCATCGCGTCGGTGAGCGGCGAGGGCGGCGAGCGCGCCCGCAGGATCATCGCCGGGATGACGGAAGAGGCCGAGGTGGGCCGCATCTACGAGGGCCAGGTGAAGAGCACCACCACCTTCGGCGCCTTCGTCGAGATCATGCCGGGTACCGAGGGGCTGCTCCACATCTCCGAGCTGCAGGCCGGCCGGGTGGAGAAGACCGAGGACGTGGTGAAGAAGGGCGACATGGTGCAGGTGAAGCTCCTCTCCATCGACGAGAAGGGCCGCCTTCGCCTGTCGCGCAAGGCCGCGCTGGCCGAGCTGGCCACTGGCGACGGCGCCAGCGGCGCCGCCGCCACCGGCGCCCCGGCAGCGGGCGGAGCCGCGTAAGCGACTTCCCCGCGGCAAGGTGTGACGAAGCCCCCGCCGGTTCGCCGGGCGGGGGCTTCGTGCGTAAGTGCGTGATGGGAACGTGCTGGCTGGGGATGGAGAGTTTGGACGGGCGTCGGCGCGTGCCTCGGGCGCCCCCCATCCCCAACCCTTCCCCCGCAAACTGCCGCGGGGGAAGGGCGCCAGTGCCGGGCGCTTCGAGGAGGGTGGGTGGTCGGCTGGCTTTGCTCACAGGCGCTGGAGAGGTTCGATCTGCTCCGGCGCATGCCTCGGCTGCCCTCTCCCCCCGGCCCCCTCTCCCGCAAGCGGGAGAGGGGGAGAATTCGCTTGCATCTCGGCTGGCCCCCAGCACTCGACTGCGCCTGCAGTCCGCGCAGGCGGACTTTGTGATTTTCCAGCTGCGGTTTGAACCGCCCGACCCAGAGCCGGGCATGGGCGGGTTCGCTCGGTCCGCGCCTCAGATCTTATCTCTTAGCATCTCCTGCAACGCCTCGCGGGCTCGCATCACCCGCATCTTCAGTGCGCTGATGCCGGTGTCGAGCATGTCGGCCATCTCCTCGTATGAGCGGCCTTCCACATGCTTCAGGAGGAAGGCCTCGCGCTGGGCTTCGGGAAGCCGGGCGAGCGCGGCCGAGACCACCTGGCCCAGCTCGGTGCTTTCCAGCGTGCGGAGGGGGTCGTCGGAGGCGGGGGCGGCGTGGGCGTCGTCCACCAGGGGCACGTCGCGGCGGCGGCGGCTCTTCAGCCAGTCCTTGCAGCGGTTGCGCAGGATGCGGAAGAGCCACGCCGCGAACCGGTCGGGGTCGCAGGTGCCCAGCCGCGTGTAGGCCTTGACCAGTGAGTCCTGCACCAGGTCGGCCGCGGCGTCGGCGTCGCCCACCATCCCTAAGGCGTGACGGAACAGCGATTCCTGGTACCGCCGCACCAGGACCTCGTAGGTGGGCGTGTGGCCGCCCAACACCCGCTGAACCAGCTCCGCGTCGCTCGCCGCCTCCACCGCCGCCCGTGGTTCGCCCGTGTGCTGGATGGCCGCCGCTCCGGCCGCCGGAGAAGCGCGTGCGTGCCCCGCCCGTGCACTCCGCAACCCGCACGCCGCGGCGGCTTGCGGGCGTCGCAGGCCGTTGCTATGTTGGCGCTTCCGTTGGCCCGGACCGTGCTGCGAGGCACGCCATTCGTTCCGGCGGCGGAGCCGGAAAGTCGTCACGGAATCGCGTTACGAGAAAGCTGAAATGGCTGCCAAGGGTCTCGAGGGGGTCGTCGTCGCACAGTCTCGGCTGAGCGACATCAACGGCGAAGTGGGAGAGCTGATCTACGCGGGGTACGACATCGACGACCTCGCCCGCAATTCCACCTTCGAGGAGGTGTGCTACCTCCTGTGGAACGGCGAGCTCCCCAACCAGCAGCAGCTGGAGGAGTTCCGCGCCCAGATGGAGCCGCAGTACGTGCTGCGCCCCGAGGTGCTGGAGATGATCCGCAACTATCCCAAGGACGCCGACCCCATGGCCGCCGTGCGCACGGCCGTGTCGGCGCTGGGGATGTTCGATGCCGACGCCGACGACATCTCGCCCGAGTCGGTGCGCCGCAAGGCGATGTTCCTCACCGCGCAGACGCCCTCCATCGTGGCCGCGTTCGACCGCGTCCGCAACGGCAAGGAGCCGCTGCAGCCCAAGCCGGGGCTGAGCTTCGCGGGCAACTTCCTGTACATGCTGAACGGCGAAGAGGCCAACGACACCCGCTGCCGCACCATGGACGTGGCGCTGGTGCTGCACGCCGAGCACGGCATGAACGCCAGCACCTTCGCCGCGCGCGTCACGGCGGGCACGCTGTCGGACGTGTACAGCGCCGTCACCTCGGCCATCGGCACCCTGAAGGGGCCCAGCCACGGCGGCGCCAACGTCGAGGTGATGAACATGCTGCGCGAGATCGACGAGAGCGGCCAGGACCCCCAGGAGTGGGTGCAGAACGCCCTGTCGAGCGGCAAGAAGGTCATGGGCTTCGGCCACCGCGTGTACAAGGCCACCGACCCGCGCGCCACCGTGCTGCGCGAGCTGGCCGACAAGATCATGGCCGAGGCGGGCGAAACCCGGTGGCTGGACCTTTCCGACCGCATCCGCGCCGTCATGGCCGAGGAGATGGAGCGGAAGGGCAAGAAGATCTACCCCAACGTCGACTTCTTCTCGGCGTCGGTGTACACCACGCTGGGCATCGGGATGGACCTGTTCACGGCCGTGTTCGCCATCGCCCGCATGCCTGGGTGGACGGCGCACCTGATGGAGCAGTACGTCGACAACCGGCTGATCCGGCCGGGGAGCGACTACATCGGCCCGCGCGACCTGAAGGTGCGCCCGATTTCGGAGCGCTGACGGGCGGCGCGATTCGCGCTTCCGGGGCGCGGCGGGCTCCCCGCCGCGCCCCGGTTTTCGTTTTTTGGCACCATTCACCTCCACTGACGCAGATACAGCAATGGCGAGCGACTGGAAGCCCACCGTCCCGCAGGACGGCGAGCGCATCACCATCCGGGACGGCAAGCTGCAGGTTCCCAGCACCCCCGTCCTTCCCTTCATCGAGGGCGACGGCACCGGCCCCGACATCTGGGCCGCCTCGCAGCCGGTGTTCGACGCCGCGGTCGAAAAGGCCTACGGCGGCGAGCGCCGCATCGTGTGGATGGAGGTGCTGGCGGGTGAAAAGTCGTTCAACCAGACGGGCGACTGGCTGCCCGCGGCCACGCTGGACGCCTTCCGCGAGTACCTGGTGGGGATCAAGGGCCCCCTGACCACGCCGGTGGGCGGCGGCATCCGCTCGCTCAACGTGGCGCTGCGCCAGGAATTGGACCTGTACGCCTGCGTGCGCCCCGTGCGCTGGTTCGAGGGCGTGCCCTCGCCGGTGAAGGCGCCGGGCGACGTGGACATGGTGATCTTCCGCGAGAACACCGAAGACATCTACGCCGGCATCGAGTTCGAGGAAGGCACCGAAGACGCGGCGAAGTTCCGCGCGCTGCTGGCCGAGAACTTCGGCCCGCGCTTCAAGAAGGTGCGCTTTCCCGATACGTCGGGCTTCGGCATCAAGCCCGTGTCGCGCGAAGGGACGGAGCGCCTCGTCCGCTCGGCGCTGGACTACGCGTTCGCCAACGGCCGCTCGTCGCTGACGCTGGTGCACAAGGGCAACATCATGAAGTTCACGGAGGGCGCCTTCCGCGACTGGGGCTACGAGCTGGCCAAGCGCGAGTACGGCGCCGTGGACTATGAGGGCGGGCCCTGGCAGGTGATCCGCCGCGACGGCCGCGAGCTGATCGTGAAGGACGTCATCGCCGACGCATTCCTGCAGCAGATCCTCACCCGGCCGCGCGACTACGACGTGATCGCCACGCTCAACCTGAACGGCGACTACGTGTCGGACGCGCTGGCGGCCCAGGTGGGCGGCATCGGCATCGCGCCGGGCGCCAACATCAACTACCTGACCGGCCACGCCATCTTCGAGGCCACGCACGGCACGGCGCCCAAGTACGCGGGCAAGGACATGGTGAACCCGGGCTCCGTCATCCTGTCGGGCGAGATGATGCTCCGCTTCCTGGGCTGGGGCGAGGCGGCGGACCTGATCATCAAGGGGCTGGAGAAGTCCATCACCCAGAAGACGGTGACGTACGACTTCGAGCGGATGATGGAGGGCGCAACCAAGGTCTCCTGCTCCGAGTTCGGCCGGAAGATCATCGAGAACATGTAAGGGCAGTGCCGAGTACAGAGTGCCAAGTACCAGGGAAAGACCCGGTACTTGGCACTTTGTACTTGGAACTTGGTACTTCGTCGCACAGACTTTTTTTCATCACCGGACCCGTGCCCATGAAGATCACCGCGCTGCGCGCCGACCCCGCCGGCCATGCCGCCCCGCTGCTCGCCCTTCCCGTGCTGGAGGGCGGCGACCAGGACGCCGCGTTCACCGCGCTCGACCAGGCGCTGGGCGGGCAGCTCGCCGCCCTGCGTACCCGCGGCGACCTCCGCGGCACCATCGGCGAGGCGGTGCTCTTCTTTCCCGCCGCGGGCGCGGTCCCGGCCGAGCGGGTGCTGCTGGTGGGCATGGGCAAGCCGGCGGACCTGACCGCGGAGCGCCTGCGCCGGGCCGCCGGCTCCGCCGCCAAGCAGGCCGCCAAGTCTCGCGCTGCGTCGCTGGCCTTCGCCCTTCCCGCGTCGGTGATCGCGGACCGGGTGGCGGCGCGCGCCGTGGCCGAGGGGCTGGTGCTGGGCGCCTACGAGTTCCGGGAGATGAAGTCCACGGACGACACGAAGCCCGCTCCCGTCTCGCTCGACGAGGCCGCGATCCTGCTCCCCGAGGGCGCGGACGCGGATGAGGCCGCGGAGGGGGCGCGTGTGGGCGAGATCGTCGCCCGGGCGGAGAACCTGGCGCGCACGCTGGGCAACCTGCCCGGCAACGTGGCGACCCCTGCCTACCTCGCGCAGACGGCGGAGCGCATCGCCGGCGAGCGGGGGCTGCGGGTGACCATCCTGGGCCCCGAGGAGATGCGCGCCGAGGGGATGGGCGCGCTGCTGGCCGTGGCACAGGGAAGCGAGCAGGAGCCGCGGCTGATCGTCCTGGAGCACCGGGGCGGGGCGGAGGGCGACAAGCCCCTGGTGATCGTGGGCAAGGGGCTGACGTTCGACGCGGGCGGAATCTCCATCAAGCCCGCGCAGGGGATGGAGGACATGAAGTTCGACATGTGCGGCGGCGCGGCGACCCTCGCGGCCATGCAGGCCATCGCCGAGCTGAACGTCCGCGTGAACGTGGTCGGCGTCGTCCCCTCGTCCGAGAACCTGCTGGGCGGCGCGGCCATGAAGCCGGGCGACATCCTTCACGCGCACGGCGGCAAGACCATCGAGGTGGTGAACACCGACGCCGAGGGGCGGCTGATCCTGGCCGACGCCATCTCCTACGCCAAGCGCTTCGACCCGGCCGCCATGCTGGACGCGGCCACGCTCACCGGCGCCTGCGTGGTGGCGCTGGGCCACGCGGCCACGGGGGTGATGGGCAACGACCAGGCGCTGGTCGACGAAGTGCTGGCCGCGGGCGAGGCCACCGGCGAGCGCTGCTGGCAGCTGCCGATGTTCGACGAGTACCGCGAGCAGATCAAGAGCGACTACGCCGACATCAAGAACTCGGGCGGACGCGCGGCGGGGACCATCACCGCCGGCTGGTTCCTGCGCGAGTTCGTGGGCGACTGGCCGTGGGTGCACCTGGACGTGGCGGGTACGGCGTATGGGGACGGCAAGGTTTCGTATCTCACGAAGGGCGGCACGGGCGTTCCCACGCGCATCTTCGTGGAATGGGTGATGGGCCGCGCCGCGGCTTCGGAGCAGCCGTCCGCGTGATGCTTCGGCGTTCTCTCGTCGCGCTGCTGGGGTCCGCCGCCGCCGTCCTGCTGGCTGCCGCGGACCTTCGCGCGCAGGATCCCGTTCCGCGCGACAGCACCACCATCGCCATTCCCGGCGAGGCGGTGCGCTCCGACACGCTCCCCGACCGCCGGCCGAAGCCTGACAGCGTCCCGGCCGATTCCACGCTTCCCGCGCCGAACTTTCCGCTCTTTCCCGAGGGCCGGGTGGAGGGGTTCGGCGCGGGGATCTGGGTGTTCGGCGCCGAGGAGCTGGGGCGCTTCCACGGGCTTTCGCTGCTGGAGCTGCTGGACCGCATTCCCGGGCTGGTGATCACCCGCGAGGGAAGCCCCGGCCGTCCCGCGGGGGTGGCCAGCTACGGTGGCGGCGGTGGCCGGCTGCGCGTGTTCATGGATGGGTGGGAGCT includes:
- a CDS encoding bifunctional riboflavin kinase/FAD synthetase — encoded protein: MRSTGLAPFAIDPALPPALPRDGPPAIVTVGTFDGVHRGHWEVLQEICRRARATGGRSILVTFHPHPLRVVRPEHAPPLLTTLAEKREVLAESGLEYVVFLPFTRTLQHYPARRFVEEILIGRIGMNELVIGYDHGFGKDREGGVDTLREIGREMGFDVDVVDAFEAAGGAVSSSRIRGLLGEGRTDEAAALLGRPYTLSGVVVRGERKGRELGFPTANIQLGDAEKMLPKEGVYAAYGRVRGERIPGLLHLGPRPTFPGFSPTIELHLLDWSGDIYGDHVRVEVMGRIRDILPFPSLEALVEAIQGDERAGRAMLGLAAR
- the rpsO gene encoding 30S ribosomal protein S15 — encoded protein: MALTAENRDEIVKKYQLHENDRGSTKVQIALLTARINDLTGHFRAHKKDHHSRQGLLKMVGQRRSLLDYLRRNDLDAYRALIADLGLRH
- a CDS encoding polyribonucleotide nucleotidyltransferase, with product MAKLERQFAGRPLIIETGKMARQADGSCTVQFGETMVLCTAVAQDKPTHLSFFPLTIEYRERTYAAGKIPGGFIKREGRPSDKEILSARLIDRPLRPLFPDGFANETQVFIYVVSADQENDADVVALTGASLALNMSRIPFAEPVAAVRIGRIQGQWVLNPTFAQLEYSDLDVIVAGSEDAIQMVEGGALEVPEEEIAEGLVVAHAAIKELIGIQKEVLAAMEVPAKMEWTPRAVDAAIRERVESAAGDRVAEALKVPGKHERADALKAIRTEISAALAEEFPDSDKDVGDVLKDLEKRGTREMILSTGTRSDGRGLDEVRPISVDVGVLPRAHGSALFTRGQTQALGVATLGTQGDEQAYDTVDFATQQKKSFMLHYNFPPFSTGEVKPMRGTSRREVGHGALAERALEAMLPPFDEFPYTIRVVSDVLESNGSSSMASVCAASLSLMDAGVPMRAAVAGVAMGLIAEGDRVAVLTDILGSEDALGDMDFKVAGTRDGVTSIQMDIKIEGLTIELMREALQKANRARMHILDEMEKVLNVPRTELSQYAPRIITIKIDPAKIGEIIGPKGKTIRGIQEATGATINIDDDGTITIASVSGEGGERARRIIAGMTEEAEVGRIYEGQVKSTTTFGAFVEIMPGTEGLLHISELQAGRVEKTEDVVKKGDMVQVKLLSIDEKGRLRLSRKAALAELATGDGASGAAATGAPAAGGAA
- a CDS encoding RNA polymerase sigma factor produces the protein MEAASDAELVQRVLGGHTPTYEVLVRRYQESLFRHALGMVGDADAAADLVQDSLVKAYTRLGTCDPDRFAAWLFRILRNRCKDWLKSRRRRDVPLVDDAHAAPASDDPLRTLESTELGQVVSAALARLPEAQREAFLLKHVEGRSYEEMADMLDTGISALKMRVMRAREALQEMLRDKI
- a CDS encoding citrate/2-methylcitrate synthase, yielding MAAKGLEGVVVAQSRLSDINGEVGELIYAGYDIDDLARNSTFEEVCYLLWNGELPNQQQLEEFRAQMEPQYVLRPEVLEMIRNYPKDADPMAAVRTAVSALGMFDADADDISPESVRRKAMFLTAQTPSIVAAFDRVRNGKEPLQPKPGLSFAGNFLYMLNGEEANDTRCRTMDVALVLHAEHGMNASTFAARVTAGTLSDVYSAVTSAIGTLKGPSHGGANVEVMNMLREIDESGQDPQEWVQNALSSGKKVMGFGHRVYKATDPRATVLRELADKIMAEAGETRWLDLSDRIRAVMAEEMERKGKKIYPNVDFFSASVYTTLGIGMDLFTAVFAIARMPGWTAHLMEQYVDNRLIRPGSDYIGPRDLKVRPISER
- the icd gene encoding NADP-dependent isocitrate dehydrogenase, with product MASDWKPTVPQDGERITIRDGKLQVPSTPVLPFIEGDGTGPDIWAASQPVFDAAVEKAYGGERRIVWMEVLAGEKSFNQTGDWLPAATLDAFREYLVGIKGPLTTPVGGGIRSLNVALRQELDLYACVRPVRWFEGVPSPVKAPGDVDMVIFRENTEDIYAGIEFEEGTEDAAKFRALLAENFGPRFKKVRFPDTSGFGIKPVSREGTERLVRSALDYAFANGRSSLTLVHKGNIMKFTEGAFRDWGYELAKREYGAVDYEGGPWQVIRRDGRELIVKDVIADAFLQQILTRPRDYDVIATLNLNGDYVSDALAAQVGGIGIAPGANINYLTGHAIFEATHGTAPKYAGKDMVNPGSVILSGEMMLRFLGWGEAADLIIKGLEKSITQKTVTYDFERMMEGATKVSCSEFGRKIIENM
- a CDS encoding leucyl aminopeptidase, yielding MKITALRADPAGHAAPLLALPVLEGGDQDAAFTALDQALGGQLAALRTRGDLRGTIGEAVLFFPAAGAVPAERVLLVGMGKPADLTAERLRRAAGSAAKQAAKSRAASLAFALPASVIADRVAARAVAEGLVLGAYEFREMKSTDDTKPAPVSLDEAAILLPEGADADEAAEGARVGEIVARAENLARTLGNLPGNVATPAYLAQTAERIAGERGLRVTILGPEEMRAEGMGALLAVAQGSEQEPRLIVLEHRGGAEGDKPLVIVGKGLTFDAGGISIKPAQGMEDMKFDMCGGAATLAAMQAIAELNVRVNVVGVVPSSENLLGGAAMKPGDILHAHGGKTIEVVNTDAEGRLILADAISYAKRFDPAAMLDAATLTGACVVALGHAATGVMGNDQALVDEVLAAGEATGERCWQLPMFDEYREQIKSDYADIKNSGGRAAGTITAGWFLREFVGDWPWVHLDVAGTAYGDGKVSYLTKGGTGVPTRIFVEWVMGRAAASEQPSA